In a single window of the Salmo trutta chromosome 23, fSalTru1.1, whole genome shotgun sequence genome:
- the pole3 gene encoding DNA polymerase epsilon subunit 3, translating into MAERPEDLNLPNAVITRIIKEALPDGVNVSKEARRAISQAASVFVLYATSCANNFAMKAKRKTLNATDVMSAMEEMEFERFLQPLRESLEAYKKGQKGKKEASEQKRKDAKEKKNDVEENDKSREEEEEEEERMEEDQEAENEVEEEEVEN; encoded by the exons ATGGCAGAAAGACCCGAGGACCTCAATCTACCCAATGCTGTCATCACGCGCATCATCAAGGAGGCG CTACCAGATGGGGTGAACGTGTCAAAAGAAGCCAGGCGAGCCATATCTCAAGCTGCCAGTGTATTCGTCCTCTATGCAACATCTTG TGCAAACAACTTTGCCATGAAAGCCAAACGGAAAACTCTAAACGCAACAGATGTGATGTCTGCGATGGAGGAGATGGAGTTTGAACGCTTCTTGCAGCCTCTACGTGAATCTTTGGAGG CTTACAAGAAGGGCCAGAAGGGGAAGAAAGAGGCATCGGAACAAAAACGCAAAGATGCAAAGGAGAAAAAGAATGATGTGGAGGAGAATGACAAgagcagggaggaggaagaggaggaggaagagcgcATGGAGGAAGACCAGGAAGCAGAGAATGAGGTTGAAGAGGAAGAAGTTGAGAATTGA
- the rpl12 gene encoding large ribosomal subunit protein uL11 isoform X1, giving the protein MPPKFDPNETKVVYMRCTGGEVGATSALAPKIGPLGLSPKKVGDDIAKATGDWKGLRITVKLTIVNRQAAIEVVPSASALIIKALKEPPRDRKKVKNIKHSGSVTFDEIVTVARTMRPRSIARELSGTIKEILGTAQSVGCTIDGRPPHDVIDDINSGKVECPSE; this is encoded by the exons ATGCCTCCCAAATTCGACCCCAATGAGACTAAAGTTG TGTACATGAGATGCACAGGAGGAGAAGTTGGTGCCACCTCAGCGCTGGCCCCAAAGATTGGACCCCTGGGTCTG TCTCCTAAGAAGGTTGGTGATGATATCGCCAAGGCCACCGGAGATTGGAAGGGCCTGAGGATAACTGTCAAGCTGACAATTGTGAACAGGCAGGCAGCG ATCGAGGTGGTGCCCTCTGCTTCAGCGTTGATCATCAAGGCCCTGAAGGAGCCCCCTCGTGACAGGAAGAAGGTTAAGAACA TCAAGCACAGCGGCAGCGTGACCTTCGACGAGATTGTGACAGTCGCCCGCACGATGAGGCCCCGCTCCATTGCCAGGGAGCTTTCTG GAACTATCAAGGAGATTCTGGGAACTGCCCAGTCTGTGGGTTGCACCATCGATGGCCGCCCTCCCCATGATGTCATTGACGACATCAACAGTGGCAAGGTGGAGTGCCCATCTGAGTAA
- the rpl12 gene encoding large ribosomal subunit protein uL11 isoform X2 — protein MRCTGGEVGATSALAPKIGPLGLSPKKVGDDIAKATGDWKGLRITVKLTIVNRQAAIEVVPSASALIIKALKEPPRDRKKVKNIKHSGSVTFDEIVTVARTMRPRSIARELSGTIKEILGTAQSVGCTIDGRPPHDVIDDINSGKVECPSE, from the exons ATGAGATGCACAGGAGGAGAAGTTGGTGCCACCTCAGCGCTGGCCCCAAAGATTGGACCCCTGGGTCTG TCTCCTAAGAAGGTTGGTGATGATATCGCCAAGGCCACCGGAGATTGGAAGGGCCTGAGGATAACTGTCAAGCTGACAATTGTGAACAGGCAGGCAGCG ATCGAGGTGGTGCCCTCTGCTTCAGCGTTGATCATCAAGGCCCTGAAGGAGCCCCCTCGTGACAGGAAGAAGGTTAAGAACA TCAAGCACAGCGGCAGCGTGACCTTCGACGAGATTGTGACAGTCGCCCGCACGATGAGGCCCCGCTCCATTGCCAGGGAGCTTTCTG GAACTATCAAGGAGATTCTGGGAACTGCCCAGTCTGTGGGTTGCACCATCGATGGCCGCCCTCCCCATGATGTCATTGACGACATCAACAGTGGCAAGGTGGAGTGCCCATCTGAGTAA